The proteins below are encoded in one region of Chroicocephalus ridibundus chromosome 9, bChrRid1.1, whole genome shotgun sequence:
- the LOC134520836 gene encoding olfactory receptor 11L1-like — translation MGTLEEKQTIPSSFQEMTNVTAVLEFRLLGFSSNPRCQILLFTLFLVIYILTILGNMIIISVVTLEPRLHSPMYKFLKNLSFLEVCYTTTIVPKMLADLLAQRKTISFSGCMAQLYYFVSLGATECYLLSAMAYDRFLAVCEPLHYGVAMTAESYTCLAVGSWVTGGFTGFLPCLMVSRLHFCRYNLIDHFFCDISPLLKLSCSDTTVTEAVIFILSLMVLSSCFLLTLVSYLLIILNILKIPSASGKRVTFSTCSSHLMVVTIYYGTMISMYVRPTYNLSSELNKAASVLYTVVTPLLNPVIYSLRNKAFKKALGQVVIRHHRLHSL, via the coding sequence CAGACAATTCCTAGCTCTTTCCAAGAGATGACAAATGTCACAGCAGTACTGGAATTCAGGCTACTGGGCTTCAGTAGCAACCCACGCTGCCAGATCCTGCTATTCACCCTGTTTTTGGTTATTTATATTCTCACCATCCTGGGAAACATGATTATTATTTCAGTGGTGACACTTGAGCCACGACTTCATTCGCCCATGTACAAATTTCTCAAGAACCTCTCTTTCCTAGAAGTCTGTTACACCACCACAATTGTACCCAAGATGTTGGCCGATCTACTGGCACAGAGGAAGACCATCTCTTTCTCAGGATGCATGGCACAGCTTTATTACTTCGTTTCCCTGGGAGCCACTGAGTGCTACCTCTTGTCGGCGATGGCATATGACCGATTCCTTGCGGTCTGTGAACCCCTGCACTATGGTGTAGCCATGACTGCTGAGTCTTACACCTGTCTGGCTGTGGGCTCCTGGGTCACTGGTGGTTTTACTGGTTTTCTGCCCTGTCTGATGGTCTCCAGATTGCATTTCTGCCGTTACAACCTCATTGATCACTTTTTCTGTGATATCTCTCCACTGTTGAAGCTCTCATGCTCAGACACCACTGTCACAGAAGCTGTCATCTTCATCCTCTCTCTCATGGTCctttccagctgctttctgttGACTCTTGTCTCATACCTACTTATAATTCTCAACATCCTGAAGATACCCTCTGCTTCTGGAAAAAGAGTTACCTTCTCCACCTGCAGCTCACATCTCATGGTAGTGACTATATACTATGGTACAATGATTTCCATGTATGTCCGTCCCACCTACAACCTGTCCTCAGAGCTCAACAAGGCTGCATCTGTGCTCTACACAGTGGTCACACCCCTCCTCAACCCAGTGATCTACAGCTTGAGAAACAAGGCATTCAAGAAGGCCCTGGGACAAGTTGTCATCAGACACCATCGTCTTCATTCTTTGTAG
- the LOC134520919 gene encoding olfactory receptor 5V1-like, with translation MENQTSASEFVLLGLTSDPHLQSFLFFVFSVIYFITLFGNMVIMIVISTDTHLHSPMYFFLFHLALTDICYATTIVPYMLVNFLVKQKTIEFSTCIIQMSLILLSAGSEIFMLSAMAYDRYVAICKPLHYQEVMNRLVCSQLVGGAWAMGVLHSIINTLPMLNVQFCKYTEIKHFSCELPPLLAAACGGTFLNKLVLLSSAAIFGSSSFLLTLISYIYIISTVLKIQSAKGRHKAFSTCSSHLIIVVLLYATALFQYTKPSSVSSFVLDQLFSIQYSILTPMLNPIIYSLKNNDVKTALGRMLGKIQVSQSV, from the coding sequence ATGGAAAACCAAACAAGTGCAAGTGAGTTTGTTCTCTTGGGACTTACAAGTGACCCACACCTTCAAAGCTTCCTCTTCTTTgtgttttcagttatttatttcaTCACTCTGTTTGGAAATATGGTGATCATGATTGTTATAAGTACTGATACCCACCTTCACTCCCCTATgtacttcttcctttttcacttaGCCCTCACAGACATCTGTTATGCCACCACCATTGTTCCTTATATGCTGGTGAATTTCCTAGTGAAGCAGAAAACCATTGAATTCAGTACCTGTATTATCCAGATGTCCTTAATCCTTCTCTCAGCTGGGAGTGAAATTTTCATGCTCTCAGCAATGGCATACGACCgatacgttgccatctgcaaaccacTGCACTACCAAGAAGTTATGAACAGACTTGTCTGTAGCCAGCTGGTGGGGGGCGCGTGGGCAATGGGGGTCTTACACTCCATCATAAACACACTGCCAATGCTAAACGTTCAATTCTGCAAGTACACAGAAATTAAGCACTTCAGCTGTGAGTTGCCCCCTCTCTTAGCTGCAGCTTGCGGTGGGACCTTCCTCAATAAACTTGTTCTTCTGTCTTCTGCTGCGATCTTTGGGTCAAGCTCCTTTCTGCTCACTCTCATCTCCTATATCTACATCATCTCTACTGTCCTGAAGATACAGTCTGCAAAGGGGAGGCACAAAGCTTTCTCCACTTGCAGCTCCCATCTCATCATAGTGGTTTTGCTATACGCAACTGCTCTGTTCCAGTACACAAAACCCAGTTCAGTCTCGTCATTCGTTCTAGATCAACTGTTTTCCATCCAGTACAGCATTTTAACCCCCATGCTAAACCCCATCATCTACAGCCTGAAAAATAATGACGTGAAAACGGCTTTGGGCAGAATGTTAGGGAAAATTCAAGTTTCGCAATCCGTGTAA
- the LOC134520821 gene encoding alpha-2,8-sialyltransferase 8F-like — protein sequence MPNSISREEYVKPGLLKTYKLWVMLLAIAVISLASMYFLALNDRPDIKVPEAEVCQELLSNITQPQMVNEDWSLTHVKLMQSCRWKFSATALAQYREKLGSCCNASAWLVATRDNTPLGSELVYDGQLSKRLTVQRNLLEMLPEKSPFPDPLYKTCAVVGNGGILRNSSCGSEIDRHQFVIRFNLPSVDFPEDVGRKSSIVTVNPSILHHRFNGLNRQRLPFVKAAASYGKTWFLLPAFSYSSNTEPSYRAFYALQGSASQSHVIFFHPRYLSALSKYWHDHGFHVRRLSSGFMLVNAALELCERITLYGFWPFSMHPDGHSLPHHYYDNVLPNSRAHIMPKEFSYYVDMHFRGVLQLHLGQC from the exons ATGCCAAACAGCATCAGCAGGGAGGAGTATGTGAAGCCAGGACTACTGAAGACGTACAAGCTATGGGTCATGTTGCTGGCTATAGCTGTAATCTCACTCGCTTCCATGTACTTTCTGGCGTTGAATGACAG ACCTGACATCAAGGTTCCAGAAGCAGAAGTGTGTCAAGAACTGTTGAGCAACATAACGCAACCTCAGAT GGTGAATGAAGACTGGAGCCTGACACATGTGAAGTTAATGCAAAGCTGCCGCTGGAAGTTCAGTGCTACTGCCTTGGCCCAGTACAG GGAAAAGCTCGGGAGCTGCTGCAATGCCTCAGCCTGGCTGGTTGCAACACGAGACAACACGCCGTTGGGATCTGAGCTTGTCTATGATGGGCAGCTTTCAAAGAGATTGACAGTCCAGAGAAACTTGCTGGAGATGCTACCAGAG AAATCCCCCTTTCCGGACCCTCTCTACAAAACCTGTGCTGTAGTGGGAAATGGAGGAATCCTCAGGAACAGCAGCTGTGGCTCTGAAATTGATAGGCACCAGTTTGTAATCAG ATTTAACCTGCCTTCTGTGGACTTCCCTGAGGATGTGGGCAGAAAGTCAAGCATCGTCACTGTGAATCCTAGTATCCTTCATCATAG ATTTAATGGTCTGAATCGTCAGCGCCTGCCATTTGTAAAGGCAGCAGCTTCCTATGGAAAGACTTGGTTCCTCCTCCCGGCTTTCTCCTACTCCAGCAATACTGAGCCTTCTTACCGAGCATTCTATGCCTTGCAGGGCTCTGCCTCCCAGTCACATGTCATCTTCTTCCACCCTCGGTACCTGAGTGCTCTAAGCAAGTACTGGCATGATCATGGTTTTCATGTTCGTCGCCTCTCCTCAGGTTTCATGCTAGTGAATGCTGCTCTGGAGTTGTGCGAACGTATTACACTCTACGGCTTCTGGCCCTTCTCCATGCATCCTGATGGCCATTCCCTGCCCCATCATTACTATGACAATGTGCTTCCCAACAGCAGGGCACACATTATGCCCAAAGAGTTCTCTTACTACGTGGATATGCACTTCCGCGGCGTGCTGCAGCTGCATCTGGGGCAGTGCTAA
- the LOC134520378 gene encoding olfactory receptor 14J1-like, whose amino-acid sequence MSNGSSITQFLLLAFADTREMQLLHFWLFLSIYLAALLGNGLIITAIACDDRLHTPMYFFLLNLSLLDLGSISTIVPKSMANSLWETRAISYSGCAVQVFCFLFLIVGEYCLLTVMAYDRLIAICKPLHYETLLGSKACVHMAAAAWGSGFLNALLHTANTFSLPLCHGNAVDQFFCEVPQILKLSCSDSYLREVGLLVVSLSVALGCFVFIVLSYVQIFRAVLRIPSEQGRHKAFSTCLPHLAVVSLFASTAMVAYLKPPSISSPSLDLVVTVLYSVVPPAVNPLIYSMRNQELKHALKKLIQLVVFQQQ is encoded by the coding sequence atgtccaacggcagctccatcacccagttcctcctactggcatttgcagacacgcgGGAGATGCAGCTGTTGCACTTCTGGCTTTTCCTgagcatctacctggctgccctcctgggcaacggcctcatcatcactgccatAGCCTGTGAtgaccgcctccacacccccatgtacttctttctcctcaacctctccctccttgatctgggctccatctccaccattgtccccaaatccatggccaattccctctgggaaaCAAGAGCCATCTCTTACTCAGGATGTGCTGTCCAggtcttttgctttctcttcttgatTGTAGGGGAGTATtgtcttctcactgtcatggcctatgaccgcctcattgccatctgcaaacccctgcactacgagaccctcctgggcagcaaagcttgtgtccacatggcagcagctgcctggggcagtgggtttctcaatgctctgctgcacacagccaatacattttccctacccctctgccatggcaatgctgtggaccagttcttctgtgaagtcccccagatcctcaagctctcctgctcagactcctacctcagggaagttgggcttcttgtggttagtCTTTCTGTAGCTTtagggtgttttgttttcatcgtgctgtcctatgtgcagatcttcagggccgtgctgaggatcccctctgagcagggacggcacaaagccttttccacgtgcctccctcacctggccgtcgTCTCGCTGTTTGCTAGCACTGCCATggttgcctacctgaagcccccctccatctcctccccatccctggaccTGGTGGTGACAGtcctgtactcagtggtgcctccagcagtgaaccccctcatctacagcatgaggaaccaggagctcaaacATGCACTGAAGAAGCTGATTCAATTGGTTGTCTTTCAGCAGCAATAA